The following are from one region of the Melospiza melodia melodia isolate bMelMel2 chromosome 14, bMelMel2.pri, whole genome shotgun sequence genome:
- the TLX3 gene encoding T-cell leukemia homeobox protein 3 — protein sequence MDPPRMDPPGPAQGQHQHEPISFGIDQILNSPEQDSAPPPPPRGPDGATFLGGPGGRGGAPYPALPAPFPAIAAPFEDSGSYSVNLSLAPAGVIRVPAHRPIPGAVPPPISSAIPAMPAVPSLGSLNFPWMESSRRFVKDRFTAAAALTPFTVTRRIGHPYQNRTPPKRKKPRTSFSRVQICELEKRFHRQKYLASAERAALAKSLKMTDAQVKTWFQNRRTKWRRQTAEEREAERQQASRLMLQLQHDAFQKSLNESIQPDPLCLHNSSLFALQNLQPWEEESAKIPPVTSLV from the exons ATGGACCCGCCGAGGATGGACCCGCCGGGGCCGGCGCAGGGCCAGCACCAGCACGAGCCCATCAGCTTCGGCATCGACCAGATCCTCAACAGCCCCGAGCAGGACAGCGCTCCCCCGCCGCCCCCCCGGGGCCCCGACGGCGCGACCTTCCTGGGCGGCCCCGGCGGCCGCGGCGGTGCGCCCTACCCGGCCCTGCCGGCCCCCTTCCCGGCCATCGCCGCGCCCTTCGAGGACTCGGGATCGTACAGTGTGAACCTCAGCCTGGCCCCGGCCGGCGTGATCCGGGTGCCGGCGCACAGGCCCATCCCCGGGGCCGTGCCGCCGCCCATCTCCAGCGCCATCCCGGCCATGCCTGCCGTGCCCAGTCTGGGCAGCCTCAACTTCCCCTGGATGGAGAGCAGCCGGCGCTTCGTCAAGGACAGGTTCACAG cggcggcggcgctgaCGCCCTTCACCGTGACACGGCGGATCGGGCATCCTTACCAGAACCGGACTCCGCCGAAGCGCAAGAAACCGCGGACATCCTTCTCCCGGGTGCAGATCTGCGAGCTGGAGAAGCGCTTCCATCGGCAGAAGTACCTGGCCTCGGCCGAGCGCGCTGCCCTCGCCAAGTCCCTCAAGATGACGGACGCCCAGGTGAAGACCTGGTTCCAGAACCGGCGCACCAAGTGGCG GCGGCAGACGGCGGAGGAGCGGGAGGCCGAGCGGCAGCAGGCGAGCCGGctgatgctgcagctgcagcacgaCGCCTTCCAGAAGTCGCTGAACGAGTCGATCCAGCCCGACCCGCTGTGCCTGCACAACTCGTCGCTGTTCGCGCTGCAGaacctgcagccctgggaggaggAGAGCGCCAAGATCCCCCCGGTCACCTCGCTCGTCTGA